The Patescibacteria group bacterium genome window below encodes:
- a CDS encoding ComEC/Rec2 family competence protein, translated as MYYLKAQTRAFFTPIKKGRALLLLAIGFIIGIACFSFITLFFSFLAFIFTAIFLVILFIFYSFKAPPLLIMVLLVLLGFSLGAWFYQERNSPPPVHHLSHFNGQTMAFYALVIKVEQRLNGQRLTVKAYMDEQDLVFIGKVLLTTPAYPIYRYGDSLSVICELQAPFSENNYDRYLKKQGIYNVCFRPSITFLSSDNGNFLLNKIFTLKENSFSLVERQVPLPEASLVLPLLFGASYPMEEDLKENFRRAGLSHIVAVSGFHVGLLSAFCLFLLLAFGLSRNTAAFLSIIFLVVYVLMVGVPASALRAGLGGALLLFAMSGGRQIKSLRLITIAAALTLVFNPLLLRDDIGWQLSFSAVLGIVILRPKLESFLLYLSSGRFFYFIKMLSLTLAAQLSTAPISLYNFGAVSLIAPISNLLVVPVVPLLMISTIVALVLIRFMPFLGEIIFAFVWLVARYVLLVADVLSKSDWFIFSK; from the coding sequence ATGTATTATCTAAAAGCTCAGACAAGAGCCTTTTTTACTCCAATAAAGAAAGGTAGAGCTCTTTTATTATTGGCTATCGGCTTTATTATTGGCATAGCTTGTTTTTCTTTTATTACCTTATTTTTTTCTTTCTTAGCCTTTATTTTTACCGCTATTTTTTTAGTAATTTTGTTCATTTTTTATTCTTTTAAAGCTCCACCTTTGTTAATTATGGTTTTATTAGTTTTATTAGGATTTTCTTTGGGCGCTTGGTTTTACCAAGAAAGAAACTCTCCTCCACCGGTTCATCACCTTAGCCACTTTAATGGACAAACAATGGCTTTTTACGCCTTGGTTATTAAAGTTGAACAAAGACTTAATGGCCAAAGGCTAACGGTTAAGGCTTATATGGATGAGCAAGACTTGGTTTTTATCGGAAAAGTTTTATTAACTACTCCAGCTTACCCTATCTACCGATATGGAGATAGTTTATCTGTTATTTGTGAGCTACAAGCACCTTTTAGTGAAAATAATTACGATCGTTATCTTAAAAAACAAGGTATTTACAACGTTTGTTTTAGGCCGTCTATTACTTTTTTATCCTCAGATAATGGTAATTTTTTACTCAATAAGATCTTTACGCTTAAAGAGAACTCTTTTTCTTTAGTAGAAAGACAAGTACCTTTACCTGAAGCTTCTTTGGTTTTGCCTTTATTATTTGGCGCAAGTTATCCCATGGAAGAGGATCTTAAAGAAAATTTTCGCCGTGCCGGCTTAAGTCATATTGTGGCAGTTTCGGGTTTTCATGTTGGTCTTTTATCTGCTTTTTGTTTGTTTTTACTTTTAGCCTTTGGTTTATCAAGAAATACGGCAGCCTTTTTAAGTATTATTTTCTTGGTTGTTTATGTTTTAATGGTTGGGGTGCCAGCCTCGGCCTTAAGGGCAGGTCTGGGCGGTGCCTTACTTTTATTTGCTATGTCCGGTGGTCGGCAAATTAAGTCATTGCGCCTAATAACCATAGCGGCTGCTCTGACTTTAGTCTTTAATCCTTTATTATTGCGAGATGATATTGGCTGGCAGCTGTCTTTTTCCGCTGTTTTGGGTATAGTTATTTTACGACCAAAATTGGAAAGTTTCTTATTATATTTATCTTCAGGACGTTTTTTTTATTTTATTAAGATGTTGTCTTTAACCTTAGCGGCGCAGCTCTCTACCGCACCAATTTCTTTATATAATTTCGGAGCTGTTTCTTTAATAGCTCCGATTAGTAATTTATTGGTTGTGCCAGTAGTACCTCTTTTAATGATTTCTACCATAGTCGCCTTAGTACTAATAAGGTTTATGCCTTTTTTGGGGGAGATTATTTTTGCTTTTGTTTGGCTTGTAGCTAGGTATGTCTTATTAGTAGCTGATGTTTTATCTAAGTCAGACTGGTTTATCTTTTCAAAATAA
- the prfB gene encoding peptide chain release factor 2, which yields MEHLLNNLEELREKIIATKKLLAIDRKEAKARELRVLSGAPDFWQDQAKAVSVSREAEELEKEVKKWNDLQQEVRQLEELTAMANLEQTNNKSQSLSDDLHKQYEDLLKKFNDLEFFVLFAGRYDAGHAIISIHAGTGGVDAQDWTAILERMFFRFCEKHDWLLEEADRQLGNEAGLKSVTFKVSGLYAYGYLKGEAGVHRLVRISPFDGEGMRHTSFALVEVLPDLPDDEPLDIKSEDLKVDFFRSSGPGGQSVNKTSSAVRLTYLPNGLTVAAQSERSQHQNRELAMKILKAKLHRLQSDKRADETASLKGGNIQAAWGKQIRSYVLQPYQLVKDHRTGYETSDVQAVLDGQLEGFIEAYIRHKKAEN from the coding sequence ATGGAACATTTACTTAATAATTTGGAAGAGTTAAGAGAAAAAATTATTGCTACTAAGAAGCTTTTGGCCATAGACAGAAAAGAAGCTAAGGCGCGAGAGCTCCGTGTTCTAAGTGGTGCGCCTGATTTTTGGCAAGATCAAGCCAAGGCCGTGTCGGTTAGCCGTGAAGCGGAAGAACTTGAAAAAGAAGTAAAAAAGTGGAATGATCTTCAACAAGAAGTGAGACAATTGGAAGAGTTAACGGCGATGGCTAATTTAGAACAAACAAATAATAAAAGTCAGTCCTTAAGTGATGATTTACATAAACAGTATGAAGATCTTTTAAAAAAATTCAATGATCTTGAATTTTTTGTTTTATTTGCTGGGCGTTATGACGCCGGCCACGCCATTATTTCAATTCATGCCGGTACCGGCGGGGTAGATGCTCAAGATTGGACAGCTATACTTGAAAGAATGTTTTTTCGTTTTTGTGAAAAACACGATTGGTTACTTGAAGAAGCAGACAGACAACTTGGTAATGAAGCTGGTTTAAAGAGCGTTACTTTTAAAGTAAGTGGACTTTATGCTTATGGCTACCTTAAAGGCGAAGCCGGTGTGCATCGTTTGGTACGTATTTCTCCTTTTGATGGTGAAGGTATGCGCCACACCTCTTTTGCCTTAGTGGAGGTTTTACCTGATTTACCGGATGACGAACCATTGGACATAAAAAGCGAAGATCTTAAAGTTGATTTCTTTAGATCTTCTGGCCCTGGAGGACAGAGTGTTAATAAGACATCTAGCGCGGTACGTTTGACTTATTTACCAAACGGCTTGACAGTGGCAGCCCAAAGCGAAAGATCACAACACCAAAACAGGGAGTTGGCTATGAAAATTCTTAAGGCTAAACTGCATCGCTTACAAAGTGACAAAAGAGCGGACGAAACAGCTTCCTTAAAGGGTGGCAATATACAAGCTGCCTGGGGTAAACAGATAAGATCATATGTTCTACAACCGTACCAATTAGTTAAGGATCATCGCACGGGTTATGAAACAAGCGATGTTCAAGCGGTTTTAGATGGACAATTAGAAGGCTTTATTGAAGCTTATATTAGACATAAAAAAGCTGAAAATTAA